From Pseudobdellovibrionaceae bacterium, a single genomic window includes:
- a CDS encoding porin family protein, with translation MNFFLKFILAFIFIVGSGALNFALAAQVVAVKGKQVLVRGKNLKTNGLYYVVAQGKRRGVVRIKKVQGTKALAVLLKGNVNKGHSLIYRSPKPKSATQAKAPKTQRPSSAKTKPRTKKSSSLPSPGFYGIGGALAYHQNKASIKFNNGDSDSLSGSGISFKAFGDYMFAERIHLRGEVGTVAFKSKGADKCFGEQCRLNINYLGATVMARYMFNPHNSLTRYWGGAGASLVFPLSKGNTNAVQVDDVGSTMTFHIGGGLDYQLNDKYFIPVTAEYILFPPSDDVSSNMMMLKVGFGMRL, from the coding sequence ATGAACTTCTTTTTAAAATTTATCTTGGCGTTTATTTTTATTGTTGGTTCTGGGGCTTTGAACTTCGCTTTGGCCGCACAAGTGGTTGCCGTCAAAGGCAAACAGGTTTTAGTGAGAGGAAAAAACCTTAAGACCAATGGCCTTTACTATGTGGTAGCCCAAGGTAAAAGGCGTGGTGTCGTGAGAATTAAAAAGGTACAGGGCACTAAGGCCCTTGCTGTGCTATTAAAAGGTAACGTGAATAAAGGCCATAGTTTAATTTATAGATCACCAAAACCAAAATCAGCCACACAAGCCAAAGCGCCGAAAACGCAAAGACCTTCTTCTGCAAAAACAAAACCTAGAACTAAAAAAAGTTCCAGTCTCCCCTCTCCTGGGTTTTACGGGATCGGTGGTGCCTTAGCTTATCACCAAAACAAAGCGAGTATAAAATTCAACAACGGTGATTCCGATTCTCTTTCTGGCTCTGGCATTAGCTTTAAGGCTTTTGGTGACTATATGTTTGCCGAACGCATTCACCTTAGAGGCGAAGTCGGTACGGTTGCTTTTAAATCCAAAGGGGCCGACAAATGCTTTGGCGAACAATGTCGTTTGAATATTAACTACTTAGGAGCTACTGTAATGGCTCGCTATATGTTTAATCCCCACAACAGTCTCACTCGTTACTGGGGTGGTGCTGGGGCAAGCTTGGTCTTTCCACTCAGCAAAGGAAACACCAACGCCGTACAAGTAGACGATGTAGGAAGCACGATGACCTTTCATATTGGCGGCGGCTTAGACTATCAACTTAACGACAAATATTTCATCCCCGTCACGGCAGAATATATTTTATTTCCACCTAGTGACGATGTCTCCTCAAACATGATGATGCTTAAGGTGGGTTTTGGAATGCGATTATAG
- a CDS encoding YceI family protein: MSHFLTVLVSVLFVSHIANASAGVEVDVQLSPAGSFKAKGTAKGLVKQRGNVVISNQVVVDLNSLKTGIALRDKHLKQRLLTDKFPTAKLVKAKGTDGKAKAVISLMGKQHQINTTYTTKGKFLTSSFTMNLASLGIKDVKYMGVGVKDEVTVRVTVPVEQVPMPKARAAVDARKGSKSK, from the coding sequence ATGAGTCATTTTCTTACTGTGCTTGTGAGTGTTCTTTTTGTTTCACACATTGCAAACGCAAGTGCTGGTGTGGAAGTTGATGTACAACTGAGTCCTGCAGGAAGTTTCAAAGCGAAAGGCACTGCGAAAGGTTTGGTTAAACAGCGCGGCAACGTTGTCATTTCTAATCAAGTTGTTGTGGATCTGAACAGTTTGAAGACAGGAATTGCATTGCGAGATAAACATTTGAAACAGAGACTGCTGACGGATAAATTTCCAACAGCCAAGCTGGTGAAAGCCAAAGGCACGGATGGAAAAGCCAAGGCCGTGATCTCTTTGATGGGAAAGCAACATCAGATCAACACCACATACACCACTAAGGGAAAGTTTTTAACATCTAGTTTTACAATGAATTTAGCTTCTTTGGGTATTAAAGATGTGAAGTACATGGGTGTGGGAGTTAAAGATGAAGTGACTGTGAGAGTGACAGTTCCCGTTGAGCAAGTTCCAATGCCAAAAGCACGGGCGGCTGTGGATGCAAGGAAAGGAAGTAAATCCAAATAG
- a CDS encoding GNAT family N-acetyltransferase, with protein MTASKVQIRFAQRQDCKLILDFITQLAIYEKLEHEVSATVEALQNTLFGEKPHAEVVILEEQQRPVGFALFFHNYSTFLAQPGLYLEDLFVLPEYRGKGYGTLLLSFLADLAVQRDCGRFEWSVLDWNTPALRVYERLGALPMSEWTSQRLTGEALQKLAESYRK; from the coding sequence ATGACCGCTTCAAAAGTTCAAATTCGTTTTGCCCAACGCCAAGATTGTAAATTGATCTTAGACTTTATCACTCAGCTTGCGATTTATGAAAAACTTGAACATGAAGTGAGCGCCACAGTAGAAGCCTTACAAAATACACTTTTTGGCGAAAAACCACATGCGGAAGTGGTGATTTTGGAAGAGCAACAACGCCCCGTAGGTTTTGCTTTATTTTTTCATAACTATTCTACCTTTTTAGCCCAACCAGGATTGTATCTGGAGGACCTTTTTGTGCTTCCAGAATATCGAGGCAAGGGGTACGGTACACTTCTGTTGAGCTTTCTTGCCGACCTGGCCGTTCAACGCGATTGTGGGCGCTTTGAATGGTCCGTTTTAGATTGGAATACTCCTGCTCTACGTGTCTATGAACGTTTAGGAGCCCTACCTATGAGCGAATGGACCTCACAGCGTCTAACTGGTGAGGCTTTGCAAAAGCTAGCGGAATCCTACAGAAAATAA
- a CDS encoding endonuclease/exonuclease/phosphatase family protein: MSKLTLTSFNIRCFGFNGDYFAPAKSELRVPFLKKFVFDHFSNTDVFILQEIMDPSLLPNLLPQGFKFYTYEHTYPRHMYIALCCRQGLDFVETQIIPDTAIDSTSSRPAFYGVLTQGKTPLAQIVGVHLKSDYNNTDNRIKQALAICEFLNQKQDPLPVVLAGDFNSHLNSKTKKNRDDLFYLNDLFEKQGLKRAELFDFTYITSFERAHLDHIWTSAQILETRTYNYTSYAPAAEALKKYFDEISDHLPVSATLAL, translated from the coding sequence ATGAGTAAGCTCACACTAACCTCTTTTAATATTCGTTGCTTTGGTTTTAATGGTGATTACTTCGCGCCCGCAAAGTCCGAATTGCGCGTTCCCTTTCTGAAAAAATTTGTGTTTGATCACTTTTCCAATACTGATGTTTTTATTCTACAAGAGATCATGGACCCTAGTTTACTTCCAAATCTTCTCCCTCAAGGATTTAAGTTTTACACTTATGAACACACTTACCCACGACACATGTATATTGCTCTTTGTTGTCGTCAAGGGCTAGACTTTGTGGAAACACAAATCATCCCCGATACAGCTATTGACAGCACCTCATCAAGACCCGCATTTTATGGAGTGCTCACCCAAGGAAAAACACCTCTAGCTCAGATCGTTGGTGTGCATCTTAAATCCGATTACAACAACACAGACAATCGCATTAAGCAGGCTCTTGCCATCTGTGAATTTTTAAACCAAAAGCAAGACCCATTACCTGTAGTCCTTGCTGGGGACTTTAACAGCCATCTCAATTCCAAAACCAAAAAGAACCGTGATGACCTGTTTTATCTGAATGATCTTTTCGAAAAACAAGGACTAAAACGTGCAGAGCTTTTTGACTTTACTTACATCACGTCCTTTGAGCGTGCCCATCTGGATCATATTTGGACCTCGGCTCAAATTCTAGAAACTCGCACCTATAATTATACATCTTATGCCCCTGCAGCAGAGGCATTAAAAAAATATTTTGATGAAATTTCAGATCACTTGCCTGTCTCTGCAACTCTGGCTTTATAA
- a CDS encoding sulfatase-like hydrolase/transferase: MLAAVVDFFKSNFWGLKNTHFLLFNILIGSLISLLYFASTPYTGIFSLTYITVSLVVQIGVIYSLIYLAFGFLPKPLQNLVMPLVYSVLGLFLFADTQIYYFLKFHFNSLVWNVLITPGGWESLGIKTWDIYIIIFIALSFTVAQYLLYIFCQRKLSIPLLRTKLLCSGLLGLYLVGSSLYAYGDLYDIYEITKVYNVVPGYQPLTVKRTFKKVFGYLPTPDMEVVEQVKSELHYPLKDLKFKKTDTQYNFIFLVIDSFRAQSFTPEITPHLFDFAKKSQNFTLHYSGGNGTRNGVFSLFYGIYSSYWDQFLRKNRSPVFLDRLQELNYQMQVYSPSPQTFPEFRKTLFVNMLEHVKDEYGIAPAHIKNAEALEDLTNFSISEKKPFFVYSLLDSTHAPYSFPDDHVKFEPIVDQVSYMSLSDEEIKLEIKNCYHNSLYYIDVLIGRLLETLEKQNVLKNTIIVITGDHGEEFLENGHIGHANAFTPYQVQVPMLVYIPGKKPQEYTHITSHHDLIPTLMPFLGVNSPSKDYSHGQSLFDDSPRDIIACSWSDCAYLDAEGFVVFGIKSHSSYKVEFRDLKYDVIAKAKGFTDSRKSKLPKILYRMGEYLK; encoded by the coding sequence GTGCTTGCAGCAGTAGTGGATTTTTTTAAAAGTAATTTTTGGGGTTTAAAAAATACCCATTTTTTATTATTTAATATTCTTATTGGTAGTTTAATTTCTCTGCTTTACTTTGCAAGCACGCCCTATACAGGCATTTTTTCTCTGACTTATATCACCGTAAGTTTGGTTGTTCAGATTGGGGTCATCTATTCTCTGATTTATCTGGCGTTTGGTTTCTTGCCGAAACCGCTACAAAATTTGGTGATGCCTCTGGTGTACTCTGTCTTGGGACTTTTTTTGTTTGCAGATACACAGATATATTATTTTTTGAAATTTCATTTTAATTCATTGGTTTGGAATGTCTTAATCACACCAGGAGGATGGGAGTCCTTAGGGATTAAAACGTGGGATATTTATATTATCATTTTTATTGCACTGAGCTTTACTGTAGCTCAATATCTGCTTTATATTTTTTGCCAAAGAAAATTATCTATCCCTTTGCTCAGGACAAAACTCCTATGTAGTGGACTTTTAGGTTTATATCTAGTGGGTTCCAGTCTTTATGCTTATGGGGATTTGTACGATATATATGAAATCACCAAGGTTTATAATGTGGTGCCAGGTTATCAACCTTTAACGGTAAAAAGAACATTCAAGAAGGTGTTTGGCTATTTACCTACGCCTGATATGGAAGTTGTGGAACAAGTTAAATCGGAACTGCATTACCCTCTCAAAGATTTAAAATTTAAAAAAACAGATACGCAATATAATTTTATATTTTTAGTGATAGACAGCTTTAGGGCGCAGTCATTCACTCCAGAAATCACACCTCATTTGTTTGATTTTGCTAAAAAATCACAAAACTTTACTCTGCATTATAGTGGTGGAAATGGAACGCGTAACGGGGTGTTTTCTTTGTTTTATGGCATCTACTCTTCTTATTGGGATCAGTTTTTAAGAAAGAATCGATCTCCTGTTTTCTTAGATCGCTTGCAAGAGCTTAATTACCAAATGCAAGTGTATTCGCCGTCTCCGCAGACCTTTCCTGAATTCAGAAAAACACTCTTTGTAAATATGCTCGAACATGTAAAAGACGAGTATGGCATAGCACCTGCGCATATTAAAAATGCAGAGGCCTTAGAGGATCTGACAAATTTCTCTATTTCTGAAAAGAAGCCTTTCTTTGTATATAGTTTATTGGACAGCACCCATGCGCCTTATTCGTTTCCAGATGATCATGTGAAATTTGAACCCATAGTGGATCAAGTGAGCTATATGTCCCTTAGTGACGAGGAGATTAAATTAGAGATTAAAAATTGTTACCATAACAGCTTATACTATATAGATGTTCTTATAGGCAGACTGCTAGAAACGTTAGAAAAACAGAATGTTTTGAAGAATACAATTATAGTGATCACGGGTGACCACGGAGAAGAGTTTTTGGAGAATGGTCATATTGGCCATGCTAACGCGTTTACACCATATCAAGTGCAGGTTCCAATGTTGGTGTATATCCCTGGTAAAAAGCCACAGGAATATACACATATTACGTCCCATCATGATCTGATTCCCACTCTCATGCCCTTTTTAGGAGTGAACAGTCCCTCAAAGGACTACTCTCATGGCCAGTCTTTATTTGATGATTCCCCTAGGGATATTATAGCTTGTAGCTGGAGTGATTGTGCTTATTTGGATGCAGAAGGCTTCGTGGTTTTTGGTATTAAATCACATAGTTCTTATAAGGTTGAGTTTCGTGACCTGAAGTATGATGTGATTGCCAAGGCTAAGGGTTTTACGGACAGCAGAAAATCAAAATTACCTAAAATCCTATATCGTATGGGTGAGTATTTAAAATAA